A section of the Methanofollis sp. UBA420 genome encodes:
- a CDS encoding TIGR04084 family radical SAM/SPASM domain-containing protein, with protein MYYHLILTDACNLCCSYCRARDFEEMDPCGREVAIDEDVPPDLSLDLSDLYRFLSEDRAPVLTFYGGEPLLRPDLIEKVMDSAPPACRFMVQTNGLLLDRLGPEVVNRFSTILASVDGPEALTDAHRGAGVYARVMKNVRAIRAGGYTGELIARMTVAEDTDIEEAVLYLAGLPDFTSIHWQIDANFWGDYSRRDFAAWAKESYNPGIHRLVGRWVATMREEGRVPRWYPFLGCMEDLILGQGSRLRCGCGYANYTIMTDGTVIPCPCMVGMKDWYLGHISSTVPHDLPVVHVGAPCTSCSLRSFCGGRCLYSNILLPWPEGGRRLVCRTVQNLHDALTSALPAVRGLIAEGKVGISDFSYERFNGCEIIP; from the coding sequence ATGTACTACCACCTCATTCTTACCGACGCCTGCAACCTCTGCTGTTCGTACTGCCGTGCCAGGGACTTCGAGGAGATGGACCCCTGCGGGCGCGAGGTGGCGATCGACGAGGACGTGCCCCCCGACCTCTCCCTCGACCTTTCCGATCTCTACCGCTTCCTCTCCGAGGACCGGGCGCCTGTCCTCACCTTCTACGGCGGCGAACCGCTGTTGCGCCCCGACCTGATCGAGAAGGTCATGGACAGCGCCCCTCCCGCCTGCCGGTTCATGGTCCAGACCAACGGCCTCCTCCTCGACCGTCTCGGCCCCGAGGTCGTCAATCGCTTTTCGACGATACTGGCCTCCGTCGACGGCCCCGAGGCCCTCACCGACGCCCACCGCGGCGCCGGGGTCTATGCGCGGGTGATGAAGAATGTGCGGGCGATCCGCGCCGGCGGGTATACGGGCGAACTCATCGCCCGGATGACCGTCGCCGAGGACACCGATATCGAGGAGGCGGTCCTCTACCTTGCCGGCCTCCCCGACTTTACCTCCATCCACTGGCAGATCGACGCCAACTTCTGGGGCGACTACTCCCGGCGCGACTTTGCCGCCTGGGCGAAGGAGTCGTACAACCCCGGCATCCACCGCCTTGTCGGGAGGTGGGTGGCGACGATGCGCGAGGAGGGGCGGGTGCCCCGCTGGTACCCCTTCCTGGGGTGCATGGAAGACCTCATCCTCGGGCAGGGAAGCCGCCTCCGCTGCGGCTGCGGCTACGCGAACTACACGATCATGACAGACGGGACTGTCATCCCCTGCCCCTGCATGGTCGGGATGAAGGACTGGTACCTCGGGCACATCTCCTCCACCGTACCCCACGACCTCCCTGTCGTCCATGTCGGCGCCCCCTGCACGTCCTGCAGCCTCAGGAGTTTCTGCGGAGGGCGGTGCCTGTACTCGAACATCCTCCTCCCCTGGCCCGAGGGAGGGCGGCGGCTTGTCTGCAGGACGGTGCAGAACCTCCACGACGCCCTGACGTCGGCGCTTCCCGCGGTGCGGGGGCTCATCGCGGAGGGGAAGGTCGGCATCTCCGACTTCTCCTACGAGCGCTTCAACGGCTGTGAGATCATTCCCTGA
- a CDS encoding rubredoxin, translating into MDMYRCTKCGYIYNPASGDHTQKIPPKTPFEKLPGDWVCPRCGVDKTFFVPVE; encoded by the coding sequence ATGGACATGTACAGGTGCACCAAATGCGGGTACATCTATAACCCTGCAAGCGGGGACCACACCCAGAAAATCCCGCCGAAAACACCTTTTGAAAAGCTTCCCGGAGACTGGGTCTGCCCGAGATGCGGGGTGGACAAGACATTCTTCGTCCCCGTCGAGTAG
- a CDS encoding protease inhibitor I42 family protein, which yields MVRNVILGALALLCCACLLGAGCTTTGPAQTNTTTPVPVNTTAPVTPTETVIGMPNPAAAWCQEQGYGYETRKDAAGNEYGVCIFGNGTEADEWAVYRAATGAFNETANGTAVNATVGDIVGISLRENPTTGYLWNATLSSGLTLLNDTYTVDPHSEGMVGVGGTHLWLVRADAAGNQTFSAVYKRPWENTTGTEDTFSLTLKVA from the coding sequence ATGGTACGAAACGTTATTCTGGGCGCCCTCGCCCTTCTCTGCTGCGCCTGCCTCCTTGGTGCGGGCTGCACCACGACCGGGCCGGCACAGACGAACACGACCACCCCGGTACCGGTGAACACCACCGCCCCTGTCACGCCGACGGAGACGGTCATCGGCATGCCCAACCCCGCCGCGGCATGGTGCCAGGAGCAGGGCTACGGCTATGAGACCAGGAAGGACGCGGCCGGCAACGAGTACGGCGTCTGCATCTTCGGCAACGGCACCGAGGCCGACGAATGGGCGGTCTACCGTGCGGCAACCGGCGCCTTCAACGAGACGGCGAACGGGACCGCGGTCAACGCCACGGTGGGCGACATCGTCGGGATCAGCCTGAGAGAGAACCCGACGACCGGATACCTCTGGAACGCGACCCTCTCCTCGGGCCTGACCCTCCTGAACGACACCTACACCGTCGACCCCCACTCCGAGGGCATGGTCGGCGTGGGCGGCACCCACCTCTGGCTTGTGCGTGCCGACGCCGCAGGGAACCAGACCTTCTCCGCCGTCTACAAGCGCCCCTGGGAGAACACGACCGGGACCGAGGACACCTTCTCGCTGACGCTGAAGGTCGCCTGA
- a CDS encoding response regulator, with protein sequence MPPHTDEQIRVLIVDDDPALLNVIGLFLESTGEISTTLAHRGGEALEKMESEHFDVCISDFEMPGMDGIRLLEEFRYRGMNLPYILITGGRHGDVAARARTAGAGWIIRKIGEGDSFFQKLIEAVRTATEEKENEYPLSGGRREYPPGVHA encoded by the coding sequence ATGCCCCCCCACACAGACGAGCAGATCCGCGTCCTCATCGTGGACGACGATCCCGCTCTCCTGAACGTGATCGGACTTTTCCTGGAAAGTACCGGTGAGATCAGCACCACACTCGCCCACAGAGGAGGCGAGGCCCTGGAAAAGATGGAGAGCGAGCATTTCGATGTATGTATTTCTGATTTCGAGATGCCGGGGATGGATGGGATCCGTCTCCTCGAAGAGTTTCGGTACCGTGGAATGAACCTGCCCTACATCCTGATCACCGGCGGGAGGCACGGAGACGTGGCCGCCCGTGCCCGGACGGCGGGAGCGGGCTGGATCATCCGGAAGATCGGAGAGGGAGACAGTTTCTTCCAGAAACTGATCGAGGCGGTCAGGACGGCGACAGAAGAAAAAGAGAATGAATATCCCCTCTCCGGAGGCCGCAGGGAGTACCCTCCGGGCGTCCACGCATAA
- a CDS encoding peptidylprolyl isomerase, whose amino-acid sequence MVQCNASHILVGSMAEAQELIERIRSGEDFEALARKHSSCPSGKEGGKLGWFGKGQMVPPFEKACFAAKEGEVVGPVKTQFGWHVIRLNGRK is encoded by the coding sequence ATGGTACAGTGCAACGCGTCCCACATTCTTGTCGGGAGCATGGCAGAGGCACAGGAACTGATCGAGCGGATCCGGTCCGGCGAGGACTTCGAGGCCCTGGCACGGAAGCATTCGTCCTGCCCGTCAGGGAAAGAAGGCGGAAAACTCGGCTGGTTCGGGAAGGGGCAGATGGTCCCGCCCTTCGAGAAGGCCTGTTTCGCCGCGAAGGAAGGAGAGGTCGTCGGCCCGGTGAAGACCCAGTTCGGCTGGCATGTCATCCGCCTCAACGGCAGGAAATAA
- a CDS encoding MFS transporter — MVVQQTVQGRRWPSLITYLSVVGFFAIFSTTISKNPVLPLFSSALGADEAMIGLIAAVSPAAGILFSFPVGVMADRIGPKRLLTASALVFLSAPLLYLLVADPLWLIPVRFFHGLATAILGPVAAMIIFSRYPDRKGEMSGLYSSATLAGRTAAPLVGGIVLSAFAASTGLFPYRLVYIAAFLAAVPVLLLVLRIEDGPDARPAAGGAVSLRSFGESLASFGKNRLLLSTALVEMATYFAFGIFETWLPLYLVAAGTPEYLIGLLFALQVLAIALSKPFFGAVSDRTGRRTQIVLGLLAVAACIAAVPLSAAAPVVTAVAVGFGLAVSLVTVSTGAYVADIATRQELGASVGALSSIMDIGHASGPLVAGIVIGSAGYAVGFLAPALLASAVAVLFVVAGRRERDGAVEGR, encoded by the coding sequence ATGGTGGTGCAGCAGACTGTACAGGGCCGGAGATGGCCCTCCCTCATCACGTACCTCTCGGTCGTCGGGTTCTTCGCGATCTTCTCCACGACCATCTCGAAGAATCCGGTGCTCCCCCTCTTCTCCAGCGCCCTCGGCGCGGACGAGGCGATGATCGGCCTCATCGCCGCCGTCTCCCCGGCGGCGGGCATCCTCTTCTCCTTCCCTGTCGGGGTGATGGCAGACCGCATCGGGCCGAAGCGCCTCCTCACTGCGTCGGCCCTCGTCTTCCTCTCCGCCCCCCTGCTGTACCTCCTGGTCGCCGACCCTCTCTGGCTCATCCCTGTCAGGTTCTTCCACGGCCTTGCGACTGCCATCCTGGGTCCGGTCGCCGCGATGATCATCTTCTCCCGGTACCCCGATAGGAAGGGGGAGATGAGCGGCCTCTACTCCTCGGCCACCCTCGCCGGGAGGACGGCCGCCCCTCTCGTCGGCGGGATCGTCCTCTCGGCCTTCGCGGCGTCGACCGGTCTCTTCCCCTACCGGCTCGTCTATATCGCCGCCTTCCTCGCCGCGGTCCCCGTCCTCCTCCTCGTACTCCGCATCGAGGACGGCCCGGACGCACGGCCTGCCGCGGGCGGGGCCGTCTCCCTCCGCAGTTTCGGCGAGAGCCTCGCCTCCTTCGGGAAGAACCGTCTCCTCCTCTCGACGGCCCTCGTCGAGATGGCGACCTACTTCGCCTTCGGCATCTTCGAGACCTGGCTCCCCCTGTACCTCGTCGCGGCCGGGACGCCGGAGTACCTTATTGGTCTCCTCTTCGCCCTCCAGGTGCTCGCGATCGCTCTCTCCAAACCTTTCTTCGGGGCGGTCTCCGACAGGACAGGGCGGCGGACGCAGATCGTGCTCGGCCTCCTCGCCGTCGCCGCCTGTATCGCCGCCGTCCCCCTCTCCGCCGCCGCGCCGGTCGTGACCGCGGTCGCCGTCGGTTTCGGCCTTGCCGTCTCTCTCGTCACCGTCTCGACAGGGGCGTACGTCGCCGACATCGCGACGCGGCAGGAACTCGGCGCCTCTGTCGGCGCCCTCAGTTCGATCATGGACATCGGCCACGCCTCAGGCCCTCTCGTGGCGGGCATCGTCATCGGGAGCGCCGGCTATGCTGTGGGATTCCTCGCCCCCGCCCTCCTCGCCTCTGCCGTCGCCGTTCTCTTCGTCGTGGCCGGGCGGCGGGAGAGGGACGGGGCGGTCGAGGGGCGGTGA
- the dnaK gene encoding molecular chaperone DnaK, with product MTKEKIIGIDLGTSNSQAAVMVGGKPTIIPSAEGATYGGKMFPSYVAFTKEGQMLVGEPARRQVVTNTEGTVMAAKRKMGTDHVYRIRGKEYTPQQVSAFLLQKIKRDAEAYLGEKVAKAVITVPAYFNDNQRTATKDAGTIAGLDVVRLINEPTAAAMAYGLDRGGEQKILVFDFGGGTLDVTVMEFGEGTFRVLATAGDTALGGTDMDAAVVDWIAEEFRKQEGIDLRKDPTALQRLREAAEKAKIELSNVQEAEINLPFISGGPDGPKHLVMKIGRATLEHLVSPIIERCTAPFEQALSDAKVSKEEIGKVILVGGPTRMPAVQRFVEEHTGRKPERGVDPMECVAIGAAIQGAILGGEITDMVLLDVTPLTLGIETLGRVRTALIPRNTTIPTRAKQVFTTAADLQTSVTINVLQGERPMAPDNTSLGQFNLVGIVPAPRGVPQVEVSFDIDASGILNVSAKDLGTGREQKMTVTAPTKLSGSEVDRMVKEAETFEDEDRRRVEEAQTRNEADSLVYAAEKTLADLGEKMGADQKERVAAAVADLKGALAGKEMDAVKSATERLRSVLQEAGTTIYQAAAPSGGGEQVYDAEYRVKDEKKEG from the coding sequence ATGACGAAGGAGAAGATCATCGGCATAGATCTCGGGACATCGAACAGCCAGGCGGCGGTGATGGTCGGCGGAAAACCGACGATCATCCCGTCCGCGGAGGGGGCGACCTATGGGGGCAAGATGTTCCCGTCGTACGTCGCCTTCACGAAGGAAGGGCAGATGCTCGTCGGCGAACCGGCGCGGCGGCAGGTCGTCACCAACACGGAGGGGACGGTGATGGCGGCGAAGAGGAAGATGGGGACAGACCATGTCTACCGCATCCGCGGGAAGGAGTACACGCCCCAGCAGGTCTCCGCCTTCCTCCTCCAGAAGATCAAAAGGGACGCCGAGGCATATCTTGGCGAGAAGGTCGCGAAGGCGGTGATCACCGTTCCCGCCTACTTCAACGACAACCAGAGGACGGCGACGAAGGACGCGGGCACCATCGCGGGCCTCGACGTGGTGCGGCTCATCAACGAACCCACCGCCGCCGCCATGGCCTATGGTCTCGACCGCGGGGGCGAGCAGAAGATCCTGGTCTTCGACTTCGGCGGCGGCACCCTGGACGTCACGGTGATGGAGTTCGGCGAGGGGACGTTCCGGGTGCTTGCCACCGCGGGCGACACGGCGCTCGGCGGCACGGACATGGACGCCGCCGTCGTCGACTGGATCGCGGAGGAGTTCAGGAAGCAGGAGGGCATCGACCTCAGGAAGGACCCGACAGCGCTCCAGCGCCTGCGGGAGGCGGCCGAGAAGGCGAAGATCGAACTCTCGAACGTGCAGGAGGCCGAGATCAACCTCCCGTTCATCTCCGGCGGCCCCGACGGGCCGAAACACCTGGTGATGAAGATCGGCCGGGCGACACTCGAACACCTGGTCTCGCCGATCATCGAGAGGTGCACCGCCCCCTTCGAGCAGGCGCTCAGCGATGCGAAAGTCTCGAAGGAGGAGATCGGGAAGGTGATCCTGGTCGGCGGGCCGACCCGGATGCCGGCCGTCCAGCGCTTCGTCGAGGAGCACACGGGCAGGAAACCCGAGAGGGGCGTCGACCCGATGGAGTGCGTCGCCATCGGTGCGGCGATCCAGGGGGCGATCCTGGGCGGCGAGATCACCGACATGGTCCTCCTGGACGTCACGCCCCTCACTCTCGGCATCGAGACTCTCGGCCGGGTCAGGACCGCCCTGATCCCGCGGAACACCACCATCCCGACGCGGGCGAAGCAGGTCTTCACGACCGCCGCCGACCTCCAGACCTCGGTGACGATCAACGTCCTCCAGGGGGAGAGGCCGATGGCGCCTGACAACACGAGTCTCGGCCAGTTCAACCTGGTCGGCATCGTGCCGGCGCCGCGGGGTGTCCCGCAGGTCGAGGTCAGTTTCGACATCGACGCCTCGGGGATCCTGAATGTCTCGGCGAAGGACCTCGGCACCGGAAGAGAGCAGAAGATGACGGTCACCGCCCCGACGAAACTCTCCGGGTCCGAGGTGGACAGGATGGTGAAGGAGGCGGAGACGTTCGAGGACGAGGACAGGAGGAGGGTCGAGGAGGCGCAGACGCGGAACGAGGCCGACTCCCTCGTCTATGCCGCGGAGAAGACCCTCGCCGATCTCGGCGAGAAGATGGGGGCCGACCAGAAGGAGAGGGTGGCGGCGGCGGTCGCCGACCTGAAGGGCGCCCTTGCCGGGAAGGAGATGGACGCCGTGAAGTCCGCGACCGAGAGGCTCAGGTCCGTCCTGCAGGAGGCCGGGACGACGATCTACCAGGCCGCGGCGCCGTCGGGCGGCGGCGAGCAGGTCTATGACGCGGAGTACAGGGTGAAGGACGAGAAGAAGGAGGGATAG
- a CDS encoding phosphoribosyltransferase, producing the protein MIPDSFRCEMVGWERAARLSRLLAEKIKASGYRPDVVVAIGRGGYVPARIVCDSLLIGAMTGIKIEHWGLGAEKKEEATIRYPLAADVAGLAVLIVDDVTDTGETLGLATGYVEGFSPREVRTAVLHHKGTSAVLPDFYAGYVGDWRWVTYPWAAHEDLVGFAGKVLLDRPASTAEVAAALEERYDIRAGAEELLAALADLVALGEAVQEGPLYRRASP; encoded by the coding sequence ATGATCCCCGACTCCTTCCGCTGCGAGATGGTCGGATGGGAGAGGGCCGCCCGCCTCTCCCGTCTCCTCGCCGAAAAGATCAAAGCCTCAGGTTACCGCCCCGACGTGGTGGTCGCCATCGGCCGGGGCGGGTACGTCCCGGCCCGCATCGTCTGCGACTCCCTCCTCATCGGCGCCATGACAGGCATCAAGATCGAGCACTGGGGCCTCGGCGCCGAAAAAAAGGAGGAGGCGACGATCCGCTACCCCCTCGCCGCCGACGTCGCGGGCCTCGCCGTCCTGATCGTCGACGACGTCACCGACACCGGGGAGACCCTCGGCCTCGCGACCGGATACGTGGAAGGATTTTCGCCCCGCGAGGTCAGGACCGCCGTCCTCCACCACAAGGGCACCTCAGCCGTCCTGCCCGACTTTTATGCCGGCTACGTCGGCGACTGGCGGTGGGTGACCTACCCGTGGGCGGCCCACGAGGACCTGGTCGGCTTCGCCGGAAAAGTCCTGCTCGATCGCCCTGCATCGACCGCGGAGGTCGCCGCCGCCCTGGAGGAGCGCTACGATATCCGGGCCGGGGCGGAGGAACTCCTCGCCGCCCTCGCCGACCTGGTCGCCCTCGGCGAGGCCGTGCAGGAGGGCCCCCTGTATCGGCGGGCGTCTCCCTGA
- a CDS encoding PPC domain-containing DNA-binding protein, which yields MQYTEGRVGRVFSLRIDDGEDVLAELTRFVGEKGIACGMVQVLGALREGRIVTGPERPVFPPVPHLETVAGGWEIVGTGTIYPGGEGPALHLHVAAGRGEATRAGCLRERAAVYLVVEAVVVEFVGMAAERALDDRTGVHLPVFGGG from the coding sequence ATGCAGTACACCGAAGGCAGGGTGGGCCGGGTCTTCTCCCTGCGGATCGACGACGGCGAGGACGTCCTCGCGGAACTCACCCGCTTTGTCGGGGAGAAAGGGATCGCCTGCGGCATGGTGCAGGTGCTCGGGGCGCTGAGGGAGGGGAGGATCGTCACCGGGCCGGAGAGGCCGGTCTTCCCGCCCGTCCCCCACCTGGAGACGGTCGCCGGCGGCTGGGAGATCGTCGGCACCGGCACGATCTACCCCGGCGGGGAGGGTCCGGCCCTCCACCTCCATGTCGCCGCCGGGAGGGGGGAGGCGACGCGGGCGGGGTGTCTCCGGGAGCGTGCGGCCGTCTACCTCGTCGTGGAGGCGGTGGTCGTCGAGTTCGTCGGGATGGCGGCAGAGAGGGCGCTCGACGACCGGACGGGCGTGCACCTCCCGGTCTTCGGGGGAGGGTGA
- a CDS encoding Kelch repeat-containing protein: MLFVGTASAAVPAASFTADPTEGVAPLAVHFTNTSTGDPTGLIWFFGDEDYTEDWTPLPDAAWSARSFPATVALPDGTIVLMGGRELSAYTNDTWQSTDGGRTWTEVNASSGWTARGGHTTVALPDGTIVLMGGYDGTAEQNDTWISTDRGVTWEQVNASSGWTARQAHTAVALPDGSVVLMGGFDGTGFVNDVWRSEDGGFTWTKLPDAGWSKRMYPESVAMSDGSILLLGGSCGGPTGGLRNDTWRSEDGGRTWTEVPRAGWTGRMYPESVALADGSVLLMGGYDGGYANDVWRSTDDGATWTQVPDAGWMGRGGHTSVALPDGSVVVMGGSDGTDKNDVWQFRPAGSTDQDPTHTYEAAGTYTVTLQAFNAGGSTRATREITVRAPVAPTAAFSASPTAGTAPLTVRFTDTSAGDPTGRAWFFGDEDYTEDWTSLPNAGWTARYAHTAVALPDGTIILMGGYDGTAWKNDTLVSTDGGMRWTLQNARSGWTGRLYPGSVAMPDGSVVLMGGWDGSRLNDTWRSGDKGRTWTEMNASSGWTKRNGHAVVTLPGGSILLMGGWDDTYRNDTWQSDDNGRTWTLVNASSGWSGRFDHSSVVMPDGSILLTGGITVDGNKNDVWRSDDNGRTWTQVMARGPLWTARSGHTTLAMPDGSVLLMGGNDGTDKNDVWRSTDGGTAWTHLPDAGWTERIGHAGVAMPDGSVVLMGGSDDTGLVHDVWQFRPAGSTDQNPSHTYTTPGTYTVTFQAFNAGGYDREQKTVTVRAPSSGGDSGGDSWTAPAAQTPSTRDVTVSGRSAVTRIAVTGTGTSGIIITATVLSAPPAGVPPVPGSVLEYVDLVPRRYTNITGATVTFSVPLAWLEEHRLSPADVVLYHYANATWTALPTTARATADGQVTFTATSPGFSLYAVAGIEKTVVTPTPAETTSPATPAPTAEETTAVPATQQASPGLPLAAIAIGAGAVLVLIGGGVLIRRWWIHRQNPALFREYD, from the coding sequence TTGCTTTTTGTCGGCACGGCGAGCGCTGCCGTCCCGGCGGCATCATTCACCGCCGACCCGACGGAGGGCGTCGCACCCCTGGCCGTGCACTTCACCAATACCTCCACCGGCGACCCGACCGGGCTGATCTGGTTCTTCGGCGACGAGGACTACACGGAGGACTGGACACCTCTGCCCGACGCCGCGTGGTCGGCGCGGAGTTTCCCTGCGACGGTCGCCCTGCCCGACGGCACCATCGTCCTCATGGGCGGCCGTGAATTGTCCGCCTACACAAACGACACCTGGCAGTCGACAGACGGCGGCAGGACGTGGACGGAGGTGAACGCAAGTTCGGGGTGGACGGCACGGGGCGGCCATACGACGGTCGCCCTCCCCGACGGCACTATCGTCCTCATGGGCGGATACGACGGCACCGCCGAACAGAACGACACCTGGATCTCGACCGATAGGGGCGTCACCTGGGAGCAGGTGAACGCGAGTTCAGGGTGGACGGCGCGGCAGGCCCATACGGCGGTCGCCCTCCCCGACGGGAGCGTCGTCCTCATGGGCGGTTTTGACGGCACCGGCTTCGTGAACGACGTCTGGCGGTCGGAGGACGGCGGCTTTACGTGGACGAAGCTGCCTGACGCAGGGTGGTCGAAAAGGATGTACCCGGAGAGCGTCGCAATGTCTGACGGGAGCATCCTCCTCCTGGGCGGTTCCTGCGGCGGTCCCACCGGCGGATTACGCAACGACACCTGGCGCTCGGAGGACGGCGGCAGGACATGGACGGAGGTGCCCCGCGCCGGGTGGACGGGACGGATGTACCCCGAGAGCGTCGCGCTTGCCGACGGCAGCGTCCTCCTGATGGGAGGGTACGACGGCGGGTATGCGAACGATGTCTGGCGGTCGACCGATGACGGCGCCACCTGGACACAGGTGCCCGATGCCGGGTGGATGGGACGGGGCGGCCACACCTCCGTCGCCCTGCCCGACGGGAGCGTCGTCGTCATGGGTGGTTCCGACGGCACCGATAAAAACGACGTCTGGCAGTTCCGGCCAGCAGGCTCGACCGACCAGGACCCCACGCACACCTACGAGGCCGCGGGCACCTACACCGTCACCCTCCAGGCGTTCAATGCCGGCGGGTCGACGCGGGCGACCCGCGAGATCACGGTCAGGGCACCGGTCGCGCCGACGGCGGCGTTCTCCGCCTCCCCGACCGCGGGCACCGCGCCCCTCACCGTCCGCTTCACCGACACGTCGGCCGGCGACCCGACCGGGCGGGCCTGGTTCTTCGGCGACGAGGACTACACGGAGGACTGGACATCTCTGCCCAACGCAGGGTGGACGGCGCGGTACGCCCATACGGCGGTAGCACTGCCCGACGGCACCATCATCCTCATGGGCGGATACGACGGCACCGCCTGGAAGAACGACACCCTGGTCTCGACAGACGGTGGCATGAGGTGGACGCTCCAGAACGCACGTTCGGGGTGGACGGGCCGACTCTATCCCGGCAGCGTCGCCATGCCTGACGGCAGCGTCGTCCTCATGGGCGGGTGGGACGGTTCCCGCCTGAACGACACCTGGCGGTCGGGCGACAAAGGCAGGACATGGACGGAGATGAACGCAAGTTCGGGATGGACAAAGCGCAATGGTCATGCGGTTGTCACCCTGCCCGGCGGCAGCATCCTCCTCATGGGCGGCTGGGATGACACCTATAGAAACGATACCTGGCAGTCAGACGACAACGGCAGGACATGGACGCTGGTGAACGCGAGTTCGGGGTGGTCGGGACGGTTCGACCACAGCAGCGTCGTGATGCCAGACGGCAGCATCCTCCTCACCGGCGGCATAACAGTGGACGGGAACAAGAACGATGTATGGCGGTCGGACGACAACGGCAGAACCTGGACGCAGGTCATGGCACGTGGTCCCCTGTGGACGGCCAGGAGCGGCCATACGACGCTCGCGATGCCAGACGGCAGCGTCCTCCTGATGGGCGGCAACGACGGCACCGATAAAAACGATGTCTGGCGGTCCACCGACGGCGGCACAGCCTGGACGCACCTGCCCGATGCCGGGTGGACGGAAAGGATCGGTCATGCAGGCGTCGCAATGCCCGACGGGAGCGTCGTCCTCATGGGCGGTTCCGACGACACCGGACTCGTGCACGACGTCTGGCAGTTCCGGCCCGCAGGCTCGACCGACCAGAACCCGTCGCACACGTACACGACGCCGGGCACCTATACGGTCACGTTCCAGGCGTTCAATGCCGGCGGGTACGATCGTGAGCAGAAGACCGTCACGGTCAGGGCGCCGTCGTCGGGCGGCGACAGCGGCGGGGACTCGTGGACGGCACCGGCGGCGCAGACCCCGTCCACACGCGACGTCACCGTGAGCGGGAGATCGGCCGTGACCCGGATCGCCGTCACCGGCACCGGGACCTCCGGGATCATCATTACGGCCACCGTCCTCTCCGCACCGCCCGCCGGTGTCCCGCCGGTGCCGGGCAGCGTACTCGAGTACGTCGACCTCGTGCCGCGGCGGTACACGAACATCACCGGGGCGACGGTCACCTTCTCCGTGCCGCTGGCGTGGCTGGAGGAGCACCGCCTCTCCCCGGCCGACGTCGTGCTCTACCACTATGCCAACGCCACCTGGACCGCCCTGCCGACGACGGCCAGGGCGACCGCGGACGGGCAGGTCACTTTCACGGCGACGAGTCCGGGCTTCTCCCTCTACGCGGTCGCCGGGATAGAAAAGACGGTCGTGACCCCGACACCGGCGGAGACGACCTCGCCCGCAACGCCGGCGCCGACGGCGGAGGAGACGACGGCCGTGCCGGCGACGCAGCAGGCCTCGCCCGGACTCCCGCTCGCGGCGATCGCGATCGGCGCCGGGGCCGTCCTGGTGCTGATCGGCGGCGGCGTCCTCATCAGGCGCTGGTGGATCCACAGGCAGAACCCGGCGCTCTTCCGGGAGTATGACTGA